The Streptomyces rubrogriseus genomic sequence CCAAGCCCCTGCTGGGCGCGGTCGAGGTCGGCTGCCCGCAGATCAACGGCGCCTCGGCGGCGTACCGGGACCTGTTGAGGATCCGCAGCGGTGAGCGGGACTTCTCCCTCGCCACGGCGGGGCAGGTGCGGACCCGGCTCTCCTTCCCGCTCTCCGGGGCGGGCGAGACACCCGGCGTGATCACCATGCGCCTCGGTGACCTCGTGGTCGTCTTCAACGCCACGCCCGAGCGGCAGGAGCAGCGCGTCGACGCGGCGGCCGGAACCGGTTACCGCCTGCATCCGGTGCAGGCGGCGGGTGCGGACGCGGTGGTGAAGGAGTCGGCGTACGCGGCGAAGACCGGCACGTTCACCGTGCCGGCCCGTACGGTCGCCGTCTTCCAGCGGGCCGGCTGACGGCAGGAGGTCTGCGGTTAGGGTGAGCCCTGCTGTTGACGTGCTGAACGTAAACGGGAGGGCTCATGCCGCAGATCACCGTCGACTACTCCGACCGGCTCGCCGGCGACTTCGACCGGCCCGGCTTCGCGCGGGCCCTGCACGAGGCCGTCGTCGAGATCGCGGCCGCGAAGCCGCCGGCCTGCAAGACGCAGTTCCGCCGCACCGAGGACACCGTGGTCGGCCCCGACGCCGAGGGGCACGCCGTCGTGCACGTCACGCTCGGGCTGCTCGCGGGCCGCACCGACGAGACCAAGGTGCGGCTGACCGAGGCCGTCCTGGAACTGCTGCGGCAGTACGCCAAGCCGGGCGACGGCCTCGCCCTGCACGCCTCCGCCGAGGTCCGCGACCTGGACCCGTCCTACCGGAAGTTCGAGACCGAGTAGCGGGACGGGCACCGGGCCTCACGGCAGGTCGCGGCGGCCCAGCCAGGCCGGCCGCACCGGCACCCCGTCCGCGTCCAGCTCGGGCTCCCGCGCGCCGTCGGGGGCGGGCGGGGCCGCCTCGGCCACCGGCTCCGGGGCCGCCTCGGCCTCGGGTTCCGGCTCGGGCTCGGATGCCTGCGGCGCCGCGGAGTCCGTCAGCAGCTCCGCCACCGTGAACCGGGTGACGAACGACTGCCAGGCCCCGTCCACGACGAGCAGGAACCCGTCGCCGACCCGCAGCAGGCGACGGCGACGGGGACTGAGGGGGTGGGTCGGGGAGTAACTCCGCGCCCGCCGCTCCAGCTCCGCGAGCGCCTCCTCGCGGGACCCGGCGACGTGCGCCACCACCTGGGCCTCCGTGTGCTTGCGCTCCCCGGTGCCCATGGTCGTCTCCACGACCAGCCCCCAGGCCGGCGCGGTACTCACCGGGCCGACAGCGCGAGCAGCCGGTCCACCAGGTCCCCGAACGGGCCGTCGTCCGGCTCGTCGGCGAGGACCCGGCGGACGAGGGCGCCCATCTCCTCGTCGTAGGCGGCGCTCACCGCCATCAGCGCGGCGAAGTCGTGCACGAGCTGCGCCTCCAGCTCGGCGCGCGGGATGCGACGCCCGTCCAGCCAGAGCAGCGCGGTCGACTCGGCGAGCGAGATCCAGGAGCGGACGACCAGTTCCAGCCGCGCGGGCGGCTCGGTGACGTCCAGGTGCGAAAGGATCTGGACATACGCGGCCTGCCGTACGGAGTCCACCAGCGCGTTGGTCGTGGTCGAGCCCACGGCCGGGCCGCCGCGCATCAGGGCCGAGAAACCCGGGCCGTGCTCGTCGACGAAGTCGAAGTAGCGGCCCATCACGCGCAGCAGCCGCGCGCCCAGCGGACCCTGGCGCGGCTCCACGAACCGGTCCGCCAGATCGTCCGAGGCGCGCTGCAACGCGGCCTCGTACAGGCTGAGTTTGCCGGGGAAGTAGTGGTAGACCAGCGGGCGCGAGATGCCCGCCGCCGACGCGATCTCGTCGATCGAGACCTCGTCGGGCGAGCGGCGGCTGAACAGATCGAGCGCGACGCCGATCAACTGCTGCCGCCGCTCCTCGACGCCCATTCTGCGGCGCACCCCGATAGTCATACGAACACCTTACCGATCGAATCCGGCCCCGAACGGGCCGGACCGGGCATCGGCCTTCATCGGCGTTCACATGTCGAGCACGAGCCGGGTGCCGTGGCACCGGGACACGCAGATGAGCATCGAGTCGCCGCGTTCCGAGTCGGTCAGCAACTCGTCCCGGTGGTCGATCTCGCCCTCCAGCACCTTCTGTTGGCAGGTCCCGCACCAGCCCTGCTCGCAGGAGTACGGGGTGTTCGGCAACTCGGTGCGCACGGCGGCCAGCACCGAGGAGTCGCCGGGCACGTTCAGCGTCCGCCCGCTGCGGCGCAGCTCGACCTCGAACTCCGCGTCGCCGTCGGCCGTCGTACGCGGCGCGAACCGCTCCAGGTGCAGCGCGACGCCCGCCGGGAGGCGCTCCTCCACGGCCGCCATCAGGCCCTCGGGACCGCAGCAGTACACGGCCGCGCCCCCGGGGAGGTCCGCCAGGAAGGCGTCGAGACCGGGCCGCCCGTCCTCGTCCTCCGCGACGACGGTGACCCTCCCCCAGCCTCCGGCCGGGGGGACCCCCATCTCGCTTCGCTCGCCGTCCGGGTCCAGCTTCTCGATCTCCTCCAGGAACGGCATCGACGCCCGCGTCCGCCCGCCGTACAGCAGCCGCCAGTCGGTGCCCTCGGGCAGGGACCGCAGCATCGGCAGCAACGGCGTGATGCCGATGCCCCCGGCGACGAACGCGTAGGCGGGCGCCCCGACCAGCGGGAAGCGGTTGCGCGGTCCGCGCACCTCCAGTTCCGTCCCCTCCTGCACCTGCTCGTGCACCTCGCGCGAGCCGCCCCGCCCGTCCTCGACCAGCCGCGCGGCCACGGTGTACGACGAGGTGTCCTCCGGGTCGCCGCACAGCGAGTACTGGCGTACCAGGCCCGAGGGCAGCACCAGGTCCAGGTGGGCGCCCGGCTCCCAGCGCGGCAGGTCGGTCCCCTCCAGGCGCAGCCGCACCACCCCGTCGGCCAGCCGCTCGTGCGCGGTCACCAGCAGCGTCAGCGCGCGGGAGCGGGGCCGCCCGGAGACCGGCGGGTCCAGCGCGGGCAGCGGCCACAGCGGCGAGCCCTGGACGCGGCGCCGCAGCGCCCGGCGGCCGACGAGCGCGGCACCGGCCGTACCGGCCGCGAGGAGCAGCGCCGTCGTCCGCCTCGGAGTCGGCCTCGGGCTCGGGTTCGGGCTCATGCGGCACCTTCCTGGGACTTCTCGGCGGCCGAGGCGGCGGCCACGGCGGCGGGGGAGGCGGCGAGGTAGGCGACGGCCTGCTCGGTGGAACACTCCTTGGACGGGTGGTAGGCGCGGCTCAGATAGCCGGGTATGGAACGCGTGATCGCGCCGGTGGACGGCAGCAGACCCTGCCGGCCGCGTCGGTGGAAGTCCCGGAAGGTGGCCCTGCCGTCGGCGAGCGTCGGGTCGTTCGCCATGAAGAACCGGGTCCCGCGCTGCCAGAGGAACACCAGCGCGGTGAACGCGGTCGCCCAGGTCCGCACCCGCCGCGCGTAGTCCCCGTCCACGTGCACGAACAGGTCGAAGGCGACGGACCGGTGCTCGACCTCCTCGGCACCGTGCCAGCGCAGCAGGTCCAGCATGGTCGGATCGGCGCCCCGCCGGTCGAGCGCCTCGGCGTTCAGCACCCAGTCGCCGAGGAAGGCCGTGTAGTGCTCGATCGCCGCGATCAGCGCCACCCGCTCCAGCAGCCACCACCGCCGCGGGCGGCCCGGCGGCAGGGTGCGGTCGCCGAGCAGTTTCTCGAAGAGCCAGTCGACCTGCGCCGTGTACGGCGTCGGGTCGAGCCCCTGGTCCCGCAGGTGCGGCAGCACCTCGTCGTGGGCCTGGGAGTGCATCGCCTCCTGCCCGATGAACCCGATGACGTCCTCGCGCAGCCGCTCGTCCCGGATGTACGGCAGCACCTGCTTGTAGACGTGCACGAACCACCGCTCCCCGGCGGGCAGCAGCAGGTGCAGCACGTTGATGGTGTGGGTCGTGAACGGGTCCCCCGGCACCCAGTGCAGCGGGGTGTCCTCCCAGGCGAAGGACACCTTCCGCGCCTTGAGCGGGACATGCTTGTTAGACATGGCGTCAATGTACTGACGGGTACGGCCCGGCGGAACCCTCCTGCCGGTACTTGTTGACGCCAGTGTCAGCTAGTGGTGGGGGTGAGCGCGGGACGGGTGAGCACGGGGGCGGGCGGGTTCTAGCGCAGGCCGCCGATCGTCCGCCCGCCGTCCAGCGTGCCCGTCAGCTCGGCCCGCGCGCCCTGCTCGGCCT encodes the following:
- a CDS encoding 5-carboxymethyl-2-hydroxymuconate Delta-isomerase → MPQITVDYSDRLAGDFDRPGFARALHEAVVEIAAAKPPACKTQFRRTEDTVVGPDAEGHAVVHVTLGLLAGRTDETKVRLTEAVLELLRQYAKPGDGLALHASAEVRDLDPSYRKFETE
- a CDS encoding metal-dependent hydrolase; this translates as MSNKHVPLKARKVSFAWEDTPLHWVPGDPFTTHTINVLHLLLPAGERWFVHVYKQVLPYIRDERLREDVIGFIGQEAMHSQAHDEVLPHLRDQGLDPTPYTAQVDWLFEKLLGDRTLPPGRPRRWWLLERVALIAAIEHYTAFLGDWVLNAEALDRRGADPTMLDLLRWHGAEEVEHRSVAFDLFVHVDGDYARRVRTWATAFTALVFLWQRGTRFFMANDPTLADGRATFRDFHRRGRQGLLPSTGAITRSIPGYLSRAYHPSKECSTEQAVAYLAASPAAVAAASAAEKSQEGAA
- a CDS encoding TetR/AcrR family transcriptional regulator, whose amino-acid sequence is MTIGVRRRMGVEERRQQLIGVALDLFSRRSPDEVSIDEIASAAGISRPLVYHYFPGKLSLYEAALQRASDDLADRFVEPRQGPLGARLLRVMGRYFDFVDEHGPGFSALMRGGPAVGSTTTNALVDSVRQAAYVQILSHLDVTEPPARLELVVRSWISLAESTALLWLDGRRIPRAELEAQLVHDFAALMAVSAAYDEEMGALVRRVLADEPDDGPFGDLVDRLLALSAR
- a CDS encoding PDR/VanB family oxidoreductase, whose product is MSPNPSPRPTPRRTTALLLAAGTAGAALVGRRALRRRVQGSPLWPLPALDPPVSGRPRSRALTLLVTAHERLADGVVRLRLEGTDLPRWEPGAHLDLVLPSGLVRQYSLCGDPEDTSSYTVAARLVEDGRGGSREVHEQVQEGTELEVRGPRNRFPLVGAPAYAFVAGGIGITPLLPMLRSLPEGTDWRLLYGGRTRASMPFLEEIEKLDPDGERSEMGVPPAGGWGRVTVVAEDEDGRPGLDAFLADLPGGAAVYCCGPEGLMAAVEERLPAGVALHLERFAPRTTADGDAEFEVELRRSGRTLNVPGDSSVLAAVRTELPNTPYSCEQGWCGTCQQKVLEGEIDHRDELLTDSERGDSMLICVSRCHGTRLVLDM